The region CAAAGGGCCCCTAAACATAGTTGCAGCCATGGTTAAAAAGCTAGATTTTCCACCATTATTTTGCAGTTTTATGTCAACAATTACAGGATTTGTTTTGGTCTAAAGCTACTGTCTCAGCTGTAGACACTATCTTCCTGAAGGCTGTTTCTTCTAGACTGACAAGAaagtgcactgagataatggctCTCACTTTCTTGGATTAGATTAATGGAATTATGCTGACACCATCATCAGTGCAAATTACTTTGAATCTATTTAGGATGATTGGTAAACAGCTGCTAAGCGACCATCTTTCCTGGATAGTAGCACAGGGATTCAAATGCAATCTCTAGTCACAGAATACAAAGTCAAGCAATGAAAACAGAAGCCAGCAAAACCAAACAGACACAAAACACCTTGGTGTTTATAGCACATATGAGTGCTTGCGTGCACATGCAAGAGCTTGTGGAGGCCGCAAATGGACGCCAGAGTTTTCTTCCTTGATTGTTCTCaccttatttatttgaaattcatTTGTATGTCCGAGTACCTGCttatctgtgtgtgcacctgtgtggacAGGTGCcctggagggcagaggagggtgtcaggcaGTTGGAGGCTGTGTGAGCCGTCTGGTGTAGGTCTAGGATCCTCTAAGAGCACCCAAGTTCTCCAACCAGTGtgacccacctctccagccccagcctcctcatcttttgagataagattttCCCCCAGCCCAGAAGGGCTGGTCAGCATGGATCCATTTGTGTGCACTCCCCTCCTCCACTAGTGCTGCAGGCAGTCGTGAAGCGTTGCTTTTTACACGAGTGCAACATGGGCActagggatccgaactcaggtcctcacgcacagcaagcacttcatcACTGAGCCGTATCCCCGCACCCCAGCTACCTTTTTAGCTTCTGCTGCTGCACCCAGCTTTGGTCTTGGTGGCGGAGATTCGTCAAAAAAGAGAACATCATCCCCTTCTGAGATGCCTCTTCCAAGCTTAGGCATCCGTGTGGCTGTGGTTCTTTCCAACCTGGGGAACTCGGCCCCAATTCGAGGAGACTGGGCAGCAGACTGTTGAGATGAACATGGCACTGCTGGGCTCTGGACTTCACTTGAGCTCTGAAGGAATCTTGAAAGGAATATGAAGTAACTAAATATGGGGCTGCGCATGTGGCTAGACAAATCATTTGTCTAGCCTGGGCTCCACCCCACAACCAAAAcccaaagtaaataaatgcaaGTAAATATACTCCCAAGGCTCAAAAACCTTGAAGTCTAGAACTCTCAGTGGACTGGGAGACCCTAGACAATCAAGAGAGGACAACTAGTTGTAGGTAAACAACTTCCTTTCTTTGGTTAAGAATTCAAATTAGCAATCAAGAACAACAGCAGCTTTGCTCACTCTTGGCCAACTGAATGCCATAGCTGTTCTATCACTGCCTAACTGATGACTGtttactgatggaggagttactttcatttaataaagaaactgccttggcccatttataggccagcccttaggtgggtggagtaaacagaacagaatgctgggagaaagaagccgagtcagtgagtcgccatgattctctcactccagacagacacaggttaagatctttcctggtaagccagctcatggtgctacacagaatattagaaatgggttagatcaatatgtaagagctagccaataagaggctggagctaatgggccaggcagtgattaaaagaatacagtttccgtgtaattatttcggggcataagctagccatgtgggcggctgggtgccggggacgcagccctgccgctcttattacaacagtttaCCAGCTGGCTCTGCAGGAGTCGCTGTCTACAGCACACACCTACAATTGTGATGTGGGTATCCCTGTGTGTGGTTAGCTGTAAGACCCCCAGGGCCTCACGGAATCTCCCTGCTTTTCAGTTTATCCTACAGGAAGGGAATATCCTTCACAAGGGAGGGGTGAGATGGTGTGATGGCAGGGGGTGAAATGACTAAAATTCCTTATAGACATGCATGAAACCGTCAAAGAAAAGGAGATCCTTACCAAGAATGGCACTGCAACCTACCCAGTGATTCTTTTGTATAGATTTAACATATTAGGAAAAAGattcaagccaggtgtggtggcacattcctacacttgggaggcaaagccaGGAGGAGGATGAGTTCAGAGCTAACCCAGGCATGAGCCAGGGTCTTACAATGCAGCACAGGACCTAGGTCTCATCGGTGTCAGGGTTACAGGCACGCGCCACACTGTCCGACTGAGAACCATCCTTCCAGTAATTACCTACTTATACTTTACTTAAGACAACTTCAGTGTGAAAACATTCTACACACATGAAACATCTATTCAGcgatgatggggaagctcaaccaatcacatctggttAGGGTTTGGCCGCCAggagcccaggtagaaaaactGGGAGATGCAAGTGCGCGCCCTCTCTGCGCGGTTCTTATAGTGTAAGTTTCCCCTCTCTAACTATTAAAGCATTCCTGTTACTCTTGAGCTAGCCTGGTTACTTATCATAACGACCTAATTCGCCAATACCAGCTCTGATCAATTATAGCACAGACACAAAAGTTAGATGGTAAGTTTCAGGAGATGcgaaaagcacaagaaaaaaactcaggaaagcaaaagaattttatattttatagttgtTTGCAACACCCACAAGATAGTGCCCTACAGTCTCAAGAAGGATGTGTAAATGTTTTCCTACAGGGTCACACAGTTGCTCGAACTTGTAGCCCTCCCGCCTCTCTACCTTCAAcggttgggattataggcatgtgctaccacgcctgacactttcaaaacaattgctttgtatgtatgtgtgtatgtgtgtatgtatgtatgtatgtatgtatgtatgtatgtatgtatgtctgcgtGCATGCACGCAAGCCCAACACAGAGTACATACAGGAGATCAGAGGTTCTATACTTTTACCATGTTggcctggggatggaactcagcttGTCTGGCTTGGTGGCAATCAtgtttacctgctgggccatttTGTCAGCCCTCTCTTGACACCTTTAAAATAACAAAGTCTGGGGCTTTACTTCAGAACCACCTCACTCAAACTTCTCATTTTGTAGATAAAATACTGAGGTCAAGACCATTGTTCAAAAAGCCTCTTctcaccttccttcttcctccttcccagggtCACACTACCTGTTCCCTGTACCAGCAGGCTCTGAGAACAGCAGCCTAAGCTAGAGGCAGACAGCTCAATGTCATTTAAGTTATAACAAAAACAGCCAACCCACATTGGCAGCCACATTCAAAAACCAATTAGAGTGTTCTGAGGAGTCCTGGGTGAGCTATCCAAATACGAAGCTGAACTACTCCTTTACCGTTTCTGTATCTCTTCCGACTTCCTCTTCCGCATTTCTAGCATCTGTTGCTTTTGCTGTTTCAAGAGGGCTGATGCGGAGATTGACTGGATGGCAGGTTTTGGGCTCCCCATTATGCCTAAAACACAAGCCACATACTagggttgggaggagggaggtctggggaacatgggcacacacaccaTAATCACATATGCTGACTGTACCTGAAGACTTGGCTTTGGCTAAATGCTTTAAGTTTCTGGCTCCAAATGTGGGCAGGGCCATCAATTCCCTGAACTCCTCGGAGCAAGACAAGCTCTTCTGGGGAATTCCTGAAATATGTAAACATTAATTCTAGAGGATTCAGAATTTAAATGGTTTCATATCATGtgatatcacttttttttttaaaaaaaattatttatttattatgtatacaatattctgtctgtatgtctgtaggccagaagagggcaccagatctcattacagatggttgtgagccaccatgtggttgctgggaattgaactcaggacctttggaagagcaggcaatgctcttaaccgctgagccatctctccagcccgtgacATCACTTTTTAAACACTATATTCATAACTTAGTAACTAGTTAGAGAACAAGATGGATCACTCAAAGAAAATGCAGAACTTTTAACTTAAAGGCCAGACTACTAGGACAGCAAGGGGATCGTGAATACCAAATGCTAAGCCCCCACGGTCTGTGGGGCCCACGGATATGCCATTTCTGGAACAGCATGAGTAAGAGGCCATGCAAGTAAGTTACTGGTCACCCTTAGGACCACAGGTCCCAGTAGACTCTGGCTGTCACAACTAGGCCTATTTTAACAGATGGTAACTGATAAAATCAGCCAGGGACCTGACACTAATCCTTGATGCTGAGAGCCTGACTAGCTAAGACTTGGCTAAGATCAAGTTGCAGATTTTCCTTACTGCCCGTCACCAAGCTTCTCTTCCTTTAGCCTACGCCACACTGGCCACTAACCATGTGAAAATTGGTTATTCATCACTAGAGAACATAAGCAAGTCATAACCATTCTTAACACCAAATAGTGCATCTACTGGAGACAGAGAATGGGTGCAGAAAAAAATTAccgagtttttgttttgtttcctggatgATGGAGTTTGTGCCCCTCACAACCAGATTAGTCAAAGTGGTTTGAACCTTCTTCTtaggagcaacagctgctgccCTGAAAAGACAAGAGCCACCAAGGCAAAAATTACTGAGCTGCAATGCCTTCAGAAACAAaccatgaagatttttttttgtatttttgtttttcaagacagggtttctctgtagctttgaagcctatcctggaactagctcttgtagaccaggctggccttgaactcacagagatctgcccgcctctgcctcctgagtgctgggattaaaggcatgcgccaccagcgcccagcACAAGCCATGAAGATTTGCATGCGTTTGTTACCAACTGTCCAAGTTTCTCAAGCCTCACACAAGCAGGCTCTGAGTAGCCATAGTTCTGGTTTATACACTAAACACAGATGGAGAACAGGCAACCTACAGATTTGCTTGATGTCTTGccaaagggttggaaaaaaaatgtcagtacTGTGATACAGAAGCCTAAGAATTTGTCTTAAAATAATTAATGTCTATTAAAGTTTAGTATTTTACAATTATAGGTCAGTTTAAAATGTTATTAGAAGCTGGGCAGCGTGGCACAAACATGTCATCCcggcactagggagatggagacaggtcaGGAAGTCAAGGCCAGGCTTCATCACACAATGTACCCATGAAGTTAATGGTTTCAAAGAGGTCTGCAACCTCACTCTATAATAACGACAACAGAAATAGTAACAacgaataataataataaagggaaTGCCTCAAGGGATGTTGGCACTTTTCTGTTTTGATACAAGAATTCACACTGCCTAAGCTGGCCTGAAATTCTGCCACAGCTGGGCATGGAGtgctgatcctgctgcctctccctcttgattgttttctcttttcttctccccgcCCCCGAGACAGGATTCCTTTacgtagtccttgctgtcctggaccaactagctctgtagaccaggttagccccGAAcccacggagatctgcctgcctctgcctcccaagtgctggggaaaaaggtgtgcgccaccactgcttggcaatTGTTTTTcactttagaaaaatgtttatttattttttatgtgtatatgtgtgtgtaggtttgcACAGTGAGTGCAGTGCCCAGAGAGGTCAAAAAAGAGCAGGGTATCTcctgaggctggagttacagtggctgtgagccaccttgcctgagtactgggaagcaaactcaggtcctctgccgAACAGTACGCCCacctctccaaactgcttcctccaTTTGGGAGgcttaggctggccttgggctcatgttctttctgtctctgtctcccaagagctgggtcTGCAAATGTGGGCCACCCCACCCAGCTCAACATGAAAGCATGGGCTCTATGTTCAGATCACATGACTCTCCATTCATTCTGAGTGTACTCCTCTCTCCCTAGGAACGaaagatgctcttaaccactttgGCGAAATCCTTTCCCAAATGCAGCCCTGAGAAGTGTCTCACATGGACGCCGCAAAGGATTCAGAAGAAACCCCGCCATAGTAGAAACCATCTTGGCATAGCCGCTCTTTCAGGCTGGTGCCTTTGCGGAACTTCTTTGGAATCCGTCCCCCGGAGAAGGTCGACTGCAGATCGGACCGCTTTGCACTAAGCTTCTTGTACTGGGCCTGGATGTGATACTGGCAGTATTCGCAGTCATGCTGTTGGGGAAAAGCACCCGGTGAGGACGTGGTCAGCAGGCTGGAGGCGGTGCAGTCCACTCTCCCAGAGCTCCCCTTGGCTCACTACAGCACCCAAAGTCTATCCCTCATGACGGAGTCAAAACCATAGGCAAAACCCAGACTGACAGATTTGAGACCCACCAAATTAACAATCTGTGTACACGGCTCTCCATTCTTCTTCGTGGCTTTACAGGTTCCCAGATCCATAGCTTCTCCCATAATTAAGACTTTTTGAGGATGATCAATAGATAAGCACACCTGTGAGAGAAAGGTTGCACAAGCGCTAAAGGCCTTAATCGTAAGAATGGGTGAAGATTTCTGCAGCTGATTttggaaggcattttttttttcttttctttttttttttttgaaacagggtttctctatagctttggagcctgtcctggaactagctcttgtagatcctctgcctcctgagcgctgggattaaccctcccccccccctcgctTTTGCTAGGCATTTCTGAAGCCAGAGCTCTATACAGATACAAACTGAGGAAAGCAGAAGACTCATTCCGCTCCCTTCTGTCTAAACCAACTTTTCCTTCCTCTTGGTTATTGgaatcctgactgtcctggctGGCCAAGTGCTTTGCTTAGCCTCAGACAAAGAATGTAGTAGCCCTGCTTTCCCAGCATTCCTTACAGCCAACAGTGGTCATATAATAAGGCCTGACAAATTATACTGAAACAGGAATTGACAGAAAAATCTTGATTTCCCACTAAAAAGAGCCAGGCTGGCTCACCCTCCTTCATCTTGCCGCCAATGGTGGTAAGAGGCCAGAAGGACAGTCTCTGAGTGACCTTGGCTGACTCAACTCTCCCATCCCCAGCTGCCAATTTTCAGGCAGACCTACCAAAAATACAGGCTGAGATAAGAAGGAATGTTCTCAACTGCCTGGGCTCTGTCCTTGTTTCCAGAAGGGGATATCTTGTCACTTGAGATCAGAAGGGCTAGTGGTTACTAGGTAACAAAATCCAGATCAGAAAGCTTTTAAAATCCCCAGCTAGCCATGGAGCAAAGTTGGCCACAGGTAAGACTCGATCTACACTGGAGAGCTCTCCTGAGTCTAGAGAGATGAGCCCAAGAGCATAGACTTCTATTAATTCTTGCAGCCTGTCTGTAATGGAATAGATTTGCCTATCTGGATTCACACTCTGGTAGCAGAGTCTGCGCAAAACTTAACGCCAGATCTAGCAATTTTAGCAGAGAACATCAAGCTAATCAGAGCTAATCCCAATCCAGGATCAGTAACCAATGAATACTATTCCCCTTCCAGGGTGGGGAGACACAGTACTCTGCTTGACAGAGAGTCAGTGAAGGCAGAAACTCACTGTGGTGgttagagaaaaaattgcctccacaggttcaaatattttaatgttagGCCCCAAGTTGGTTGAAATattttgagaaggattagaagttgcagccttgttggaggtgctatatcactgggggtgggctttgagggttcaaaagCCCACCAGGCTcgtctctctttctgcttccaatttctggatcaggatgtaagtaagctcttagctactgctatagtgccatgtctgcctgctgccatgttccccacaatgatgatcatggactcaccctctgaaactggaaacAAGGCCCCAGTTAAAGACTTTCTTATATAAGTTGTCTTGGAGATGGTATCTCTTCAgtgataaaaaagtaaattaagatACTCATAGAGATATGACATCACTAAATTACCTATTTctagatgtttgtttgtttgagggagGAGAGGATAGGGTCCACCACGTAGCTTAGATTGGCCCAAAACTATGACCTTCCTCATACCACAATGGACTTGCAAGAAAAGTTTGGCTGGCTACATGGTTCAGTAGTAAGTTCAATGTttggaatccacatggtagaaggtaaGAACCAATTCTGCAAGTCGTCTTCTGACCTTGCCATGTATGCTGTGACACCCATTGCACCCCCTTCTAGTCCACAATAAATCAAAGGtagtaaatttaaaaagcaaaacaaaataaagagtcGGGcggtagtgacacatgcctttaatcctagcactcgggaggcagaggcaggcggatctctgtgagtttgaggtctacagagtgagttccaggataggctccaaaacaaagaaataaagaaaaacagtagTTTGGCACTGTAAATTACATCTGTATtcctaggacttgggaggcagagacaagaagtctgctgctagttccaggccagtactGGCGATGagaaacacacaaaggaaaaagaaaaactcattgttggactttgttgttttggttttatgtaACTGGATCTTACcttgtagcccaaactggccttgaaccatTGGCAATCCTCTGGCTTTGGCCTCTGAACTAATTTGATTATAGGTGTGCAGTTCCCACTGGCTAGCAATTCACCAGGGAGGCAAAGTAACCCAGAACGCAAATGGCGATGGGGAGGCTAAAGATTTGCTTTGACTCTAAGCTCCAGCTAGGACTGTAAAATTAATGAAGCAAAATTCATTCAACTGCAACACACTGGTCTCTTGATACAGCCCTAGAAATTTATGCAAAGCTAAGGAAACCTGAGTGGGAGAGCTCAATCAACTCGAGCTGGTGAAACGGCTCGGCAGGGAAAAGTGCTTACTGTGCAAGCCTGGAGTGCAGGTCCCAGAAGGGTGGGAGGGAAGTGACTCGTAAAGCTGTGCTTGCATCTCCACACTGAGctgtgtcacacacatgcactctcttTTCCTTTGATAATAAATAACATAGTGATAATAATAAGAGTTAATTCTGGGAACTGTGGCACTAATTCAAAAGATTTAGAATAAGTAGATTCACAGAATATTGGTTGGCAATGAGCCAACAAATGAAGAACCAGAACAATGGGGACAGGGTCAGTACAGCTCAGAGGTAGATGAACACAGATGtctctgataaaacactaaatgtaTAAACCACACAGTCAGAGCTGATAGTCTTACCTCCTCGGAGCCTTCTTTGGGCTTCATGGGATTTGCATTGAGCAGTCCTATGACAGTCCCTTGCTCTGTCTTCCAGAGATCTTTGTGGACTTCTCCAAACAAGAACAAGGACACACACCGTGTCAGGTCACGAAGGTCATTTAGTTTCCAGATGCTAAATGTTTTCCCCTAGAGTGAACAGAGCTACTTTTAATCACTTTTGAATCCTATTTGATAGTGCCTCCATTTAGGGTTCAAGTGTCTTATTGtgggaaaatatttgaatataattCACCTGAAAGAAACGGCTGTCAGAGTGCTTTCAAATTCTATGcgaattctttctttaggctttAGTATTTATTACCTGCCTCGTTTGGGATGAAAGAGAAGCAAGGCAGGCCACAAGCGAACTCAGCAGAGGCTCTAACTGGTCTGAGGCCAGCACTTCTGCCCAGTGTCACAGGATGTGGCTGTGTCACAAGTTCTCACACCCACCCGAGCGACAAGCAGCAGCCATGGCGTCATCATTCCTAGCCTGATCACAGACTAGATACCAGGCAGCCAACTGTCACCAACTGCGCTGCTAATGGTTATCTGAGCACACACCTCACTGGAATGGGCCACAGCACCTCTGGATTGTCATCTTACAACCATGGAGATCTCTGGGATTTGTGGACTCAGCTCCTCTAATCACTTGGCTTTCTCCACAGAGAGATCAGTGTTTTAGGGACCAACACAAGTGTCCCTTAAAAAGTGACAACCGAAATGCAGTCAAAATGACTGGACAATAAGAAGTCCAGCTGGCTCTCAGTCAAGAGTTCTCTGCTAACAGTACCCTTGGACACCAACCCAAAGACTTGCGCTGACTAGAGGTTACTTCAAGAGGACCGACAGGCAGCAGCTGAAGGCTGGGAGACCCGCCGTTAGCCTGGGCAGGAGCAGCTTACACTGTTAGTGCTCTGTGGAGTGACTTTTCTCAGTATCACCCCAAATGTCACCCAGTCCATTTCTTCCAGGTTCTCAGTTGCCATCTTCTCCTTGATCTGAGACAGTCTGATCAGTTTCCGACCTGTCATTTTCCTGTCCATTTCTGTGGAGGACACTCGAGGTCGCCTGCGTCAAGAAGCCAGTAATTAATGGGTTATTTTTCTGGCAGTAAACTAGCTGGCACCTTACCAGGTGGTAAGGGGGAAAACAGGGGCAGCAACCTCTTCAGTGCTCAGGGAACCTTTGTATAATATGGATTtagcatacatttatttttatttagttagttttggTTTCTTGGGAcaggaactcagtatgtagctcaggttggcctagaactcataatcttcctgcctcaatctGGCTaaagtaagcttttttttttcccttaaagtaaattaaaaaataattttcaaagtgaAGATTACTTTTCCCTGGACATAGATTTGCCTATAAAGTTTACTTTATAATCCTTTGTAATTACAAGAAATTATAAGAAGGTACTGCTATTCTGGTTAAACTATCTTTTTTTGCTTTGAGTCTGTGTTTCACTttaatagcccaggctggccacgtAATCAtgcaggctagccttaaactctcaATCCtctttccttagctttctgagagtggGTATTAAAAGTATGAACCATCACACctaaattacatatatttataaatttaaaaaatagtctaGGATTCTAAACCTGCACACAAGAGTCTAAAGTGCACCTATACAAAGATAGGAAGTTTTACAATAAAATCTCTATCACTGTTTTGATATGACAATGTCTGATTAAATAGCTAttatttgtccattttcttttaacAGGCAAACATTCTTTTTTGATTTTGGAAATAGGGTCTCTTACACAGCCTTGGCTACcaaggactcactctgtagaccaggctggccttgaactcacagagatcctcctgcctcctaagagctgaggttaaaggtgtgcaccaccattcctcACTGTACCGCCGTCCTTAGACAGCCACATCACACTGCACTGGGCTAAAGACAGCATGGCCGGCTGTGCTGCGGAGTTCCCAGTCTGACAGGACACAGAGCCGGCTAGTGGGATGTTAAAGCTACTGACCTGAGACGCAGGCCTGAGAAGGCTTCCACGGAGACCTGGGGAACCTGTGGGGCCCGTTCTTCAGAATTCCCAGGGGTTCTTGCACTCTGATTTCTAGTCATACCACTGGGTTTGTTTCCAGGAACGGTTTGTGGTGAGGGTGCACTTTTTGGTCTTGGAGAGGAGCTTTTGGGCTCTAGAAAATTGGAAATAACCTGTAGCGGTTGTGAGGGTGTGCTTGTCCTTGAAGATGACTCTAGAAAATTAGCATAACAAGTGGAAAGAGAATGACTGAGAGGCATAAACCTGCTTATGGAGTTCTTTTTTAATCAACATATGGGataatttttgttgctgttttgagactgggtctcaatatgttgcccaggctggcctagaatggAGGTTCCTCCAAATACTGGATGTATAGGCACGCACTAAGATGCCTCAGGCAAACAAATCTTGAGAGAGAAGACCAAATCTCTGCAGTGCTGCCCAACAGAACTTTGGGTGGAAAtggttgggcagctcacaaatgcttttaactccagctccatgggaccCAACACCtttgcaggtacacacacacctgtacacacacacacacacacacacaccagcaaccAGCAGACGATGTATTTTCAACAGGGGGAGCAGTGAGACCAGTGAGGCCTTGAGACCATACCTGCAGGAGTCTTTGGCATCCTAGCTACCCGCTTGGCTCTGGGTAAAGCAGGGACATCAAGCTCTGCAGAAAAGCATGCTGACTCCTGAATTCTCCgaactttcttttccttaagagggggctgaagagatgtacCTCCTTGattgaaaataaaaggaattaggaATGCTACGGTTTTAGCAGGAGCTGAATAAAAACAGTAATGTTAGTGTTTCTTAGTAACAAACATGCATATTATTGCTAGAATTAAGTCACATTACCAGGTGATTTGTGCAGAAGGGCTACACTTGGAGGCTGTTTAATTGATGCTGCCTTTAGCTGCTCCTGTAAGGATTTCATTTGCTCTTGCAACTTCTTCAATTCATCtatcagagaaaaatatactaaGAATCAGGGGATATAGTACTGTACCTGACACAAACACTGGCTGTATTTCTGCTGTCCTTGTCCCAACCTCGAGATTCACAACACAATCCTGtctcagtcagggtttctattgctgtgatgaaacaccatgaccaacagcaagttggggaggaaaaggtttatttggcttactctaccacagcactgttcatcagcaaaggaagtcaggaaaggagcACAACCAGGGCAGGAtccttgaggcaggagctgatgcagaggccatggaggatgctgcttactaacttgctccctatggcttgctcagtcttctttcttatagaacccaggaccaccagcccaggaatggcactacCTACAGTGAGCTGGCCCTTCCCTGTGATCACTAATTAAGC is a window of Chionomys nivalis chromosome 13, mChiNiv1.1, whole genome shotgun sequence DNA encoding:
- the Mcm10 gene encoding protein MCM10 homolog: MNVEEDDLSLLASLLEENEAALPCHSEENNSLSPEDGEPDEFDELFDADGDGESYTEEADSGEEGKKESQEENLATLFGDVGDLTDDELPTSQVENKVLPVPAPSQEKTNQELQDELKKLQEQMKSLQEQLKAASIKQPPSVALLHKSPGGTSLQPPLKEKKVRRIQESACFSAELDVPALPRAKRVARMPKTPAESSSRTSTPSQPLQVISNFLEPKSSSPRPKSAPSPQTVPGNKPSGMTRNQSARTPGNSEERAPQVPQVSVEAFSGLRLRRPRVSSTEMDRKMTGRKLIRLSQIKEKMATENLEEMDWVTFGVILRKVTPQSTNSGKTFSIWKLNDLRDLTRCVSLFLFGEVHKDLWKTEQGTVIGLLNANPMKPKEGSEEVCLSIDHPQKVLIMGEAMDLGTCKATKKNGEPCTQIVNLHDCEYCQYHIQAQYKKLSAKRSDLQSTFSGGRIPKKFRKGTSLKERLCQDGFYYGGVSSESFAASMAAAVAPKKKVQTTLTNLVVRGTNSIIQETKQKLGIPQKSLSCSEEFRELMALPTFGARNLKHLAKAKSSGIMGSPKPAIQSISASALLKQQKQQMLEMRKRKSEEIQKRFLQSSSEVQSPAVPCSSQQSAAQSPRIGAEFPRLERTTATRMPKLGRGISEGDDVLFFDESPPPRPKLGAAAEAKKLAAIAKLRAKSQILTKTDPNSIVRKQMCPQDVLEVKERAEKSNMVSPEEDELEPARKKRREQLAYLESDEFQRILKAKSKHTDILKEAEAELQKSYFEPLVKKEQMEEKMRNIREVKCRVVTCRTCAYTHFKPLETCTSEQHNLHWHDGVKRFFKCPCGNRTISLDRLPNKHCSNCGLYKWERDGMLKEKTGPKIGGETLMPRGEEHAKFLNSLK